GCTTTAATGTATAAAATCGCTGGATAATAAAGCATTCGTAGTCGCAATCCATAATTTCTTACCACAAACTTCTCCGCCATCGAACCGCATGTTAAAACATTTCCGAAAAGACACTTCTATTACTTTAGCTACATTCAATTTAGAATTGATAAAGTGTTAAATATAACGGCCGTTACAATTACAATGTCCATTTAGTTTATATCCAGTCAGCTATTTGCAATTCACGACTCCAATCGATTTCCTATCAATatccaattaaaatatttcactaaattccTGTACAAACCGATATTTATGTATGTAAGTATATGCACGGCATTAATATCTTAATTCCATTATACgaataaaatgataataatGAGTGATATCTCAATTTAGAATTTCATGCAAAATATGTGCCACATGTCTTGGaagtggaaaatgttttatttttatggtaaCAGAATTTGTATGCGCTTTGTATATTGTATGTATACACCTATCCCAAGCATACAATTTAAACAGAGTCATAGTAAATACACAATGTacattaaacaattttattaattattttattaaaaggaaaacatgaaattttatattttcaatttcagttaTAAATATAGAATTATAAATGATAATGGTCGCATATGTTTCGTATAAATGAAGTCAATatattcttttttgtttgcttaAGACATTGTCGAAGACAACTCAACGTTCAGTCCTCTTTTTCCATTCCAATTCCTTCGTTTTTAATAGCTTTTCTGATaacataatttatatttttcatttattattaatgCAACACATGAGGAAGTGTTGCATTAGTACCTCTTACCGATGGAtgttgttgtaatgttgtttttgatttttattgggAAAGATTATTAGAATGTGAGGGTACTTTTGAGTTATAATTATGTCGCTTGAATTTTCATGTCTTTTTACAGTTTTGGTTGTTATTGCTCACAGcacataaaaattgattatctTCGTCGTTTTGAAATGCTACTGGAAGTGAACATTAAAAAACGCATTCGTTTAGGTAAATACAGACTACAAATACTGTACTATTACCGAAGCGAAGGATCAGAAGAGGTCAAAGAAGCATTCATAGATTGTGGAATTTGTTCATGTGTCGTCCgttgacaaaaaatttatcgcaAACAGTTTCGAgtgtattttgatttttgtttttgtatgttGTCATACCTTGCTGTCAAATTcaagattttatttaattgactAGTTACGCAGATTGTTCCGTTGAAAAACACTTCACCTAGCACAAGTTAAAGATCTTGAACATATAATTAACATTGACAATGCAGGAACTAATGTTGAGATTTGTTCACTGTTTCAGAAAGAACAAAGAAACTGCTGACGTTTCTATTGTTCCAGGGGGGGGGggtgaaaattcaagaaatctGCTGACGTGATTTGTGGATGTCCCCTAATACGTGCAACATATAGAACTTTATTTCAAATCCCACCAAAACACTGCAGCGAATAGATTCTTCTGGTTTTCCATAACTAATTAAAGAGCGATGCTTATCACAGGGCGACGATATTTTATAGATTACTTCTTCAAtcctttttgttatttaatgtACCAAGCGTAGCTTGGCGTTattgacaataaattattgCATTTTATGAGAGTCCAGGCACACATATTTTGATACGTCAAGTAATGTTTCCTTGAAACTCAAATTTGGCGCCGAAATCCAATCGActatgattgaatcaaaacgAAATATCTGAAAGGAATTGTAGATAAGGTCTACCCGTATCTGGTTTTAACCTGAGACAGATTTAGTGTATTAAACCTTACGGTATATGACCAGTAATTATACAGTTCAAGTTCAGGTCGTCTGATCATGTTCCCAAGAGATGACAAACAGGTCAGGGTTCCATGAAACTGAATGCAGTTTTTCATAGCAAATTCAGAAATAAATCTGTAATCTAGATAACAGCGACTCTGATGGAATTCTGCAAAAAATGCAACCATTTATTCTTCCACTTTGGTATTATACCTCCCGCATGTATATTACGacacaaaaaataagtttCATTTCCCAACGTCGTCAAAAAGACAATGACAATCAATCATCAGCCATCATCTTCacattgatttaatttaaactcTTGTAAGAAGAAACACTTTTCTAAACATAAAATCCcaacttttgtttatttaaagaatttaattccgaAAAGTTAACTCAATCAAAGACAACACACTCGACTCACAAAATTGTACATTATGGGAGAATGTTGACAAAAACCTATTTTCTCAACTGATTCGTTACAATAGATTATGTTGacattaactttttttttcttctctccaACATCTTGAAGTGGCTATTCGCCACCACACCTTCATACTCCAGTAAGATCAAGTGGCGTCATTAGTGTTAATTCCTAGTATAATAACATCTTTAACCGATTTACCTGACACTTTTTACTcactcaaaaataaaataaatttcaattcgttACAGAAGATCTTTTTTTGTGATCttaacaggaaaaaaaaagaagaagagaagacTGGGTGACTGTGTAACATTTCATCGTCATAAAGTGTAAAGAGACATGAAAAGTGCAAGTCATCTTCGTGTATCAATTCATTCTtcaattacgtttttttttgtttcgtaaaTTCACCTACGCAAACAATCATTTTCTGTAATGTAAAACAATCATCacagcaaatattgatttCAGTTGTTGTAAACCAAAGCACATTGTTCGCTTGTTGTAAATACAATATGTGTGTACAACAATGCACTGAATTTAAATTGCTACTTGTCCAGCACTAGCATATTCCTCTTGATGGCAACGGTCATCAACGGTCGTGTTGTACCCTTAAGCgattacaaattttatatttgaaaactGCTAAGTGATCGAACGAATGGCTGTATATGTGTGTAGTACACTcgttacaaaaatataattctttCATGCATTTTAAACGGCACATGATATATAGCCATACCCATATAGCCATGGAACTGGACATTCTCAAAGTCACTAAAAACTAatcaaattaaagtttttcaattttatccgAACTCTTTAACATATTTGTTGTATTCGTTCAAGTTGAGATTTGACtttataataaagaaaaaattttatttgcttgtTTTATCGTTTATTAGATGTGGCTTTGGCTGCCTGGAGCTATTTCTTAAAAAACCATTAACTTAAGACGTGTTGTCGCCttaatctgtttttttttctcctttgctTCAACTGAtcgtcggtttttttttttcatttatgccCGTGTTGagaagaattttatttactctTTGGTTGTGGtcgtaaacaaaatgatttttttttataattttctgtaaataaTTTGTAGTGAATTCTTTATGTTTGATCGTAACcttgaaacaataaatttgtgatTATGTCGATTATGATTTTATAGGATGATTTTAATGGccatttaaattgtttgtgaCGCTAAAGCACAGTTTCTTGTTCTCGATCGCATTGATGTTAAATTGTTGTTTTCTCAACTcggtgacgaaaagtaaaactttcgttggcctttttttaagaaaaactttgtatacaactcggtgataaatggTCACACAAATGGCCGGGTCTTGATTGACAATCTAAACTACgtctagtgcctaaaatatGTGTCCGTTTACAACagagagaagaaaattggaaattacatCGAGAGCGACGTTTTTCACATATGTGCTTAGTGTCTccaagaaacaaaaacaaaggtgACCGTTTGGGGTGGAaactttctattttctcctGTGTCAAAACAAGAGCGAAGAAAACCGACATTTTCTCCCCGAAATGTCattaaagaagtaaaaaatttcttctttctcACTTGTCAAAACAggtgaaaagaaaatagaaatcttCTCATCCGAACTGTCATTAGACAAAGCGTcaacaaaatgtgttttcgtAAGGTCTTATGAGTAGAGAGAATAAGGTTAATCACACCGCAaagaaatagtaatttatgcaactcatAATTGCATAAATCATTGTATGAGTCTCGGTGTAGAATACTTTATTAGTCCTACAATGTCCTGCGGTCTCATGTCATAATTatacatctagagcctaacaAAGTACTTTgaactcgatgtcataaataaacATTACGCAACAAGTTGTGAAAAGTTATAGATTTTGTCATTAGATGCGAAGTTAAACACATCGTGTAACAAAAACGACATGGTAACGTTCACTTTTCGCAGCGCCGTTGCAGAAAACTGTTTTCGCAACATGTTGGTGCtgcataaaacgttttgtCCTTTTTGCCACTAGTGATAAAAGGTACATCAATATGCCATTGAAACAATGCATGAAAAGGTGAACAGTTTGCAACGGAATTACATACAAGGAATCATCATGACTCGGTTGCATGAATAACTATTTGTCATTATTGAGAATTTATGGACAAACATTAAAAGATTCCTTCAACCAATCGCGGTAAAGTAAATTGTCTTTGTGCTGGACTATACCTgataaaacaaaactaaattttctataaaattttcacaattagagcaaagaaaattaaaaaaaaaaacactaaaacTCGTTACcttccaaagaattttaattttgtctcGGTTTTTTATCCTTGTTAATGTTGGATGGCCTAATTGGATAGCATACGACACAGTTGTTTAACTAAAGAAATGAATTCCCAAGTcccaagattttttttatatcaatcGTGACGAATCGACAACGAATAACATCCAatccaaaaaataaacaatgtaGAAAGATACTgccaacaataacaacaacaaaaaactgttAAATACATTTAATCAACAGAAGGGATGATTTGCACTTTACACGCTTCTTACTAATTTCGGAGAAAAACCCACACAATTTTTACTCCCTTTTTATTCCAAAAATGTCTCATTCCTGtatccaaaacaaaaatcattatCGACGCAACATATGTCGTATTTCCGACACACATCTTTTATTGGACTGTTtgttcaataatttaatttcatccaaacaaatttctttttgaaaaataggtcgacgaaaaattaagaattttttctttttttgactCGGTACCGGATATGAACGATAATGAGGCCacttttcttttgaaattacataaaacgtcacttttactcgGAGCGTTcgtcgaaaatttttgttttacacaGGAAGTTCATTTATCGGCTAAGTGAAATATATTTCCATGCACATAAAACGTACTTACAGTTCAAAATATtgccaaaaagtttttttttcttttggcttatacataaaatgataaatggcTATTCATGCAGCACATGAAACAAAGCGAAAAGGAgaaggaagaagaagagaaaaaaaacacccCCGAACAATTAGAATTGTTTGCAATCATTTATcgtaataaatgtgaaatgcGTAGACGTTGGATCTTGATATGAGCTGGAGTGAATGTATACGTATAAAtccattttaaataaattgcaagAAAAACACTCCGACTCTCACTCCGCGCATAACAACCGAACAATATATCGTTTAATTGCGGTATACAATACGTCCCCGTCCACTCttgtaataattatttttatttgctgttttgtttttagaaatGTTATTCcctttttcattcatttttcgttcatATTCATATTCGGTGTAACGTATAAATgaccataaaaatgtaatgacAAGTTGCATGttcttaaaaaaaaccaaccgGAGAACACTTTTAAAACTACAATAATGGTATAAATGCCATAAAATGTGCGGTGGTGGTATATAGTATATAATATGATGTATACTGTGAAATTGGaagttaaatttataatttttgtgttgtcgTAGTCACATGTAATGTGGAAGTTgttgtacatatatatatatatatgttttAGCGTATATACGTTGGTGGCTTGAGAGAGTAATTCATATAATGAAAACTATGAATGAGCTGAGCATCTATACATAGTGTTTTACCATCTAAATAACatgaaattgtgaagttgtTGAACGACTGTGGCaagttgatgaaatttgatcaTGTTTTCTGCAGCTATGGTTACTCTTATAAATGTGTACGTAGTGCACAGAACGAAAGGGGTTTTATATTAATGGAACACTAGTCAAGTTGATATATTCTCAAAATATAATATCCCATGAGATGGTTCGGCTGTAATTGAATCAGTTATTAGGAATCGACAAACAATGATAATGAAAACCATCCACCTTGAACTTTATTTTATCTGTGAAAGGGGAGAACAAGTAAAGTGATCCCCACACATCATATCAGTCAATCAGACTGCACAaagcgaaataaattttaaccgaaaatttttcccattttttttccagAAATTCAACAGACCATCATGAATGCCGATTCACAGCAAATTATTCAACCAACCACAAAGCAAACAACGcatcaaataaatgaataaacaCTTGGAACCACTATCAGCGGAACAGCAGCAAAGCTATCAACAACTATTGGAATTACACAATACGAATCGCTCGCTTAGCAACTTTTTAACATTACAAAAACAGATGGTGATGTCACCAAGCCGACGTTCGTCACCACCAAGACTGGCTGCTCATCCCATGAACATGCATTTGGGCCTAGCCCACACCCAAATGCAACTACAATCGCAAATGCACCAAAAGCTTGCAGCTGGACTACCGCCAAATCATTTAAACAATTTCTTCAAAAGCCCGTCATCGTCGCCCAGCAATAGCAACATCAcgaatacgagttcaacgtcAAGCATGGTGTCAGCATTGGCCAACTCTTCGAGTCCGCTGAATCACTTGCAAAATATGCAACCGTTCGATTTTCGTCGGCTTGGTGCTGCGGCTGCTGGATTCGGTGCGTTTCCGCCGAGTCATCAGCATCCTCGACTGAGTCCTGAACTAGAACGACACCATTTACAGCAACAAATTGCGGCTGCTCAAGCTCGACGGCGAATGTCCGAAAGTGCATCAAATGAAAAGCAAAGCAATCAAGCTGGTCTAATGAACATGGCGATGGCAGGTCACCATCTACCATTTCATTTGCCTCCACAACCCAACAACATTTCACCGTCATTCAATCCGTTAGCAGCGAGTCTTATGGCTTCGTCTTTCTCCAACCTGATGAACAACTCGAATTCATCGAAGAATAAATCGCCAGTTGAACCTAAGAAAGAACCAAATAACCGCAATCGTGACGAATCATCCATTCAAAATGCATTGAATTTGAGCCGAGATGGTAGAGATTCACGGAGTCGAAGTCCGAAAGCGATGCACGGTCATATGCAACGACTACCGTCGACTCCGACAATGCAATCACCACCATCATCGATTCGAAAATCACATTCACCGGCGAAGAGACAATGGGGATCAGTGCCACTTAATCTTGGCGTGAGTATAAATTACTTTGTTTCTCTAATGCTACATGCACTGACCACTTACCATCGACCAACCGAGAGCTAAGggaaattttttccttttgtaTTTCAGACGCAGTTCATAAATCCAGCAACCGGCAAGAAGCGAGTTCAATGCAACGTTTGTCTGAAAACTTTTTGTGATAAAGGAGcattaaaaatacatttctcgGCGGTACATCTGCGTGAAATGCATAAGTGTACCGTCGACGGTTGCAGTATGATGTTCAGCTCAAGACGATCCCGGAATCGTCACAGTGCCAACCCGAATCCGAAACTTCATTCGCCGCATTTGCGAAGAAAAATATCACCACACGATGGTCGCAGTGCACAGCCGCATCCGTTATTACTACAACCACCGCCTGGTATGATGCCTGCCGGAATGAATTCAATGCATCCGTTCAATCCGTTCCCATTGCTCACTCCGCCACCAGATTCCCGGCATTCGGGCTTATCGGGCATGGACTACAAACATGGAGGCGATCTGATGGCTCACGGTAAATACAACCACGACGATCACATGAAAGCAATGTCTGAGGGAAGTAGCATACACGAGGATGACGACGACGATGAGGAAGGAATTGTGGTGGTCGGTGACGAAGATGATCACGACGATTTGGATGATAGCAAGGAGAAATCGGATTGTTTCGACACATATCGATCGCATCGTTTGAACAGCGATAATCAGCCAACTGACTTTAGTATCGCGAGAAATTTCCCGAAAAAGTCGTCGTCGGATGCTGATGATGTGAATAGCGGCTCAGATACGAATGAAGACTCACTCAGCGTCACCGATTCCCACAGTCTAAAGGACGATCTGAATAATTCCTTGCGGACAATCAATAAGAGAAAGCGAAAAAGTTTGAATCCAATTCGATTTGCTGTGCCGCTGATGAGCACAATGGACAGTATGTCAGAAGACAACGATTCGACGGATATGAGCTACAACTCTCAACCTGTGCAAGACCAGCCCGAACCACTCATCAAACGACCCAAATCCGTTGAACCACCGAATGGATCGAAGACAACCTCACCTCCACCATTCTCCGCGGTAAACCTATCTGTTCACAATCACAAACACGATGAACGACCAGTTATCAAATCCGAACCAGTTGCAATtaaagaagagaaaaaggaCACGTGTGACGAACAACCAGAAAATCTGACTCTGGATTTGTCGTGCAAGAAAGGCACAGCCACCGATATGGACGAAATGCCGGCGAATGAAAACAATAACGAAATCGTTGCAAAGTCTGAGAAAATGTTCGGACAAACGTCAGAAATCAAACGTGAAATTGTCGACTATGAACCAGTGAAAAAGTACGATGAGTCCGATATGTCGATAGGTGCGTTGAGACGATTGGAAAACTTGTCGCAAAATCGTATCAACGATCTGATAATGACTAGAAACAACCTGCTGggaaatcaattttcgaaC
Above is a genomic segment from Bradysia coprophila strain Holo2 unplaced genomic scaffold, BU_Bcop_v1 contig_24, whole genome shotgun sequence containing:
- the LOC119077594 gene encoding zinc finger protein basonuclin-2, which translates into the protein MNKHLEPLSAEQQQSYQQLLELHNTNRSLSNFLTLQKQMVMSPSRRSSPPRLAAHPMNMHLGLAHTQMQLQSQMHQKLAAGLPPNHLNNFFKSPSSSPSNSNITNTSSTSSMVSALANSSSPLNHLQNMQPFDFRRLGAAAAGFGAFPPSHQHPRLSPELERHHLQQQIAAAQARRRMSESASNEKQSNQAGLMNMAMAGHHLPFHLPPQPNNISPSFNPLAASLMASSFSNLMNNSNSSKNKSPVEPKKEPNNRNRDESSIQNALNLSRDGRDSRSRSPKAMHGHMQRLPSTPTMQSPPSSIRKSHSPAKRQWGSVPLNLGTQFINPATGKKRVQCNVCLKTFCDKGALKIHFSAVHLREMHKCTVDGCSMMFSSRRSRNRHSANPNPKLHSPHLRRKISPHDGRSAQPHPLLLQPPPGMMPAGMNSMHPFNPFPLLTPPPDSRHSGLSGMDYKHGGDLMAHGKYNHDDHMKAMSEGSSIHEDDDDDEEGIVVVGDEDDHDDLDDSKEKSDCFDTYRSHRLNSDNQPTDFSIARNFPKKSSSDADDVNSGSDTNEDSLSVTDSHSLKDDLNNSLRTINKRKRKSLNPIRFAVPLMSTMDSMSEDNDSTDMSYNSQPVQDQPEPLIKRPKSVEPPNGSKTTSPPPFSAVNLSVHNHKHDERPVIKSEPVAIKEEKKDTCDEQPENLTLDLSCKKGTATDMDEMPANENNNEIVAKSEKMFGQTSEIKREIVDYEPVKKYDESDMSIGALRRLENLSQNRINDLIMTRNNLLGNQFSNLGFMMNATPPSPARSHTLSPTNNDPNPDNDSECDDEDYENGLYIDGMDVPIDKDNPRKCAACGKVFQNHFGVKTHYQNVHLKLLHKCNVDGCNAAFPSKRSRDRHSANLNLHRKLLSTSSDRLDEPPPPDKSFTSLPNTLQTEFLARLYADSQRLPFSLEAFKNNFPEMNPFASGLLNGSDSRFPAAGHHPPNPFLFPPLGGLPGFPNFSTFAPHLLPHPLNGFSALNNRRHSSDSHSPISACSPPNSTHVSSPISQHHDDERTTPIDDKSCVRRTPDGLS